A genomic stretch from Lathyrus oleraceus cultivar Zhongwan6 chromosome 2, CAAS_Psat_ZW6_1.0, whole genome shotgun sequence includes:
- the LOC127121792 gene encoding transcription factor MYB35, whose product MASSSLQQKKCNQSNETGNIALRKGTWSSEEDQVLREYVIKYGIGKWDSLRKKTKLARDGRSCRLRWLNHLNPILKKCSFNEEEGRKLVHLYNELGSKWCQMVSQFPGRTDNELKNFINSKKRSLKNSRKHLIRERINQVYELNKNVGQNNASQEEAETALPRMEFDHQVHTLQGNYLLDQNYGDKNINNFQQFPTLADDSSMLYNHVVPTLDDKSSPRLAPFPSGNMSFDRDFPPISEYYPDNLNMDYPFPKEIHSNKYLQNPDLSNQMLFEDFPPIPQHHPDNLDMVPKEMRSNKYLQNPDLSNQMFFEDFPPIPQHHPDNLDMVPKEMCSNKYLQNPDLSNQMLFEDFPPIPQHHPDNLDMVPKEMRSNKYLQNPDLSNQMFFEDFPPIPQHHSDNLDMDYPFPKEMHSNQYLQNPDLSFEEPQFEIFSPWLLSECVPLW is encoded by the exons ATGGCGTCTTCTTCTTTGCAACAAAAAAAATGCAATCAATCTAATGAAACTGGAAATATTGCGTTAAGAAAAGGAACATGGTCTAGTGAAGAGGATCAAGTATTAAGAGAATATGTGATTAAATATGGAATTGGAAAGTGGGATTCTCTAAGAAAGAAAACAAAGCTCGCTCGAGATGGAAGAAGTTGTCGATTAAGATGGTTAAATCATTTAAATCCAATTTTGAAAAAGTGTTCGTTCAATGAAGAAGAAGGGCGAAAACTTGTTCATCTCTATAATGAGTTAGgatccaaatggtgtcaaatgGTTTCACAG TTTCCGGGAAGAACCGATAACGAGTTAAAGAATTTTATTAATTCAAAAAAAAGAAGTTTAAAAAACTCTAGAAAGCACCTCATTCGAGAAAGGATAAACCAAGTTTATGAGTTGAATAAGAATGTTGGACAAAATAATGCCTCCCAAGAAGAAGCAGAAACGGCTCTACCAAGAATGGAATTTGATCATCAAGTACATACTCTACAGGGTAACTATCTTCTTGATCAAAATTATGGTGACAAAAATATCAACAACTTTCAACAATTTCCAACGTTGGCTGATGATTCAAGTATGCTCTACAATCATGTTGTCCCAACATTGGATGATAA GTCTTCTCCTAGACTCGCACCATTTCCATCAGGTAATATGTCTTTTGATCGAGATTTTCCTCCAATTTCAGAATATTATCCGGACAATCTAAATATGGATTACCCATTTCCAAAAGAAATACATTCTAACAAGTATCTTCAAAATCCAGATCTATCAAATCAGATGCTTTTTGAAGATTTTCCTCCAATTCCACAACATCATCCAGACAATCTAGATATGGTTCCAAAAGAAATGCGTTCTAACAAGTATCTTCAAAATCCAGATCTATCAAATCAGATGTTTTTTGAAGATTTTCCTCCAATTCCACAACATCATCCAGACAATCTAGATATGGTTCCAAAAGAAATGTGTTCTAACAAGTATCTTCAAAATCCAGATCTATCAAATCAGATGCTTTTTGAAGATTTTCCTCCAATTCCACAACATCATCCAGACAATCTAGATATGGTTCCAAAAGAAATGCGTTCTAACAAGTATCTTCAAAATCCAGATCTATCAAATCAGATGTTTTTTGAAGATTTTCCTCCAATTCCACAACATCATTCAGACAATCTAGATATGGATTATCCATTTCCAAAAGAAATGCATTCTAACCAGTATCTTCAAAATCCAGATCTATCATTTGAGGAGCCTCAGTTTGAGATCTTTTCACCTTGGTTGCTATCTGAATGCGTTCCTCTTTGGTGA